A single Lactuca sativa cultivar Salinas chromosome 8, Lsat_Salinas_v11, whole genome shotgun sequence DNA region contains:
- the LOC111882414 gene encoding pentatricopeptide repeat-containing protein At5g48910 produces MTTATTSATATVLPYDLPSNNLNEAITQKSLLNLLTTKCTTSLQHLKQTHALILKTNHFQDHYVSGALIKCYSYPYFNTFDSSLQVFHQVPNPNVFVWNSVIKACFDNNNPSLALLFYLKMVVSDSKPNKFTYPILFKACMAVKSVEEGGQIHCHVVKNGFMEDGYVKSAGIQMYSSFERLTEARMILDYSESDVICFNAMIDGYLKCGEIESAIVLFNSTVKKNVGSWNAMVSGLAKCGMVEAARKMFDEMPERDEISWSAMIDGYNKNGCFKESLEVFRMMQKAKIKPKKFVLSSVALACANVGSLDQGKWIHGYARRNYIELDAVLGTAFIDMYAKLGRLDLSWDVFETMKTKEISSWNAMIRGLAMHGRANDAIDIFSRMKKERLKPDKITFVGLLNACAHGGLDDVGLQYFNQMEEVFGIEPTVEHYGCVVDMLGRAGRLTEAEEVIHNMPITPSPAVFGALLGACRVYGDVDVGERIGKILIEMDPRNGGRYALLSNIYAKAGRWEDVERLRVLMKENGVKTTTGKSTIDLDGVVHEFKIGESDHPKTREIYAMVDEMIVKLGVEGYVPKTSEVLFDIDEDEKETTLWRHSEKLAIAFGLISTKPGSPIRVTKNLRMCEDCHSAIKIVSRVYERDVVVRDRLRFHHFRNGKCSCKDFW; encoded by the coding sequence AtgaccaccgccaccacctccgcCACCGCCACCGTGCTGCCGTATGACCTCCCATCCAACAATCTCAACGAAGCAATCACCCAAAAATCATTACTAAATCTCCTAACCACCAAATGCACCACATCTCTCCAACATCTCAAACAAACCCATGCTCTAATCCTCAAAACCAATCACTTTCAAGATCATTACGTTTCTGGTGCTCTAATCAAATGCTACTCATATCCATACTTCAACACTTTTGATTCCTCTCTTCAAGTGTTTCATCAAGTTCCCAACCCCAATGTTTTCGTGTGGAACTCGGTCATCAAAGCGTGCTTCGACAACAACAACCCCAGTTTGGCTCTGTTGTTTTATTTGAAAATGGTGGTTTCGGATTCAAAGCCGAACAAATTCACGTATCCTATACTGTTTAAAGCTTGTATGGCTGTGAAATCTGTTGAAGAAGGTGGTCAGATTCATTGTCATGTGGTGAAAAATGGGTTTATGGAAGATGGGTATGTGAAAAGCGCTGGAATTCAGATGTATTCGTCGTTTGAACGTTTAACTGAAGCTCGGATGATACTTGATTACAGCGAATCAGATGTTATCTGTTTTAACGCTATGATTGACGGGTACTTGAAATGTGGAGAGATTGAATCCGCCATTGTTTTGTTTAATTCCACTGTGAAAAAGAACGTTGGTTCTTGGAACGCAATGGTTTCTGGTTTAGCAAAATGTGGTATGGTAGAAGCTGCTCGAAAGATGTTCGATGAGATGCCTGAGAGAGATGAGATTTCATGGAGTGCTATGATTGATGGGTATAACAAAAACGGGTGTTTCAAGGAATCATTGGAGGTTTTCCGAATGATGCAAAAGGCGAAAATTAAGCCGAAAAAGTTTGTTCTTTCGAGTGTGGCTTTAGCTTGTGCAAATGTAGGTTCACTTGATCAAGGGAAATGGATCCATGGCTACGCTAGGCGAAATTATATCGAATTAGATGCGGTTTTAGGGACTGCGTTCATCGATATGTATGCGAAATTAGGACGCCTTGATTTATCATGGGATGTTTTCGAGACAATGAAAACTAAAGAAATATCTTCATGGAACGCCATGATCAGAGGACTCGCGATGCATGGTAGGGCAAACGATGCTATCGATATTTTCTCACGAATGAAGAAAGAACGGTTAAAGCCCGATAAAATCACATTTGTCGGATTACTAAACGCGTGTGCTCATGGAGGGTTAGACGATGTGGGCTTGCAATATTTCAACCAAATGGAAGAAGTATTTGGGATTGAGCCGACGGTTGAGCACTACGGGTGCGTGGTTGACATGTTAGGTCGAGCCGGACGGTTAACTGAAGCCGAGGAGGTAATACATAACATGCCGATAACACCGAGCCCTGCAGTTTTCGGTGCGCTTTTGGGCGCTTGTAGGGTTTACGGAGACGTTGACGTCGGCGAACGAATCGGGAAAATTTTGATCGAAATGGACCCACGAAATGGTGGTCGGTACGCATTGTTATCGAACATATACGCGAAAGCTGGGAGATGGGAGGATGTTGAGAGACTGCGGGTGTTGATGAAAGAAAATGGTGTGAAAACAACTACCGGGAAAAGTACAATTGATTTGGACGGTGTTGTTCATGAGTTTAAAATTGGGGAATCGGATCACCCGAAAACACGAGAGATTTATGCGATGGTGGATGAGATGATTGTGAAATTAGGGGTAGAAGGTTATGTCCCTAAAACGAGTGAGGTGTTGTTTGATATTGATGAGGATGAAAAGGAAACTACGCTATGGCGGCATAGTGAAAAGCTTGCTATAGCGTTTGGTTTGATTAGCACAAAGCCAGGATCACCGATTAGGGTAACGAAAAATTTAAGGATGTGCGAGGATTGTCATTCGGCTATTAAGATTGTTTCGAGGGTATATGAGAGAGATGTAGTTGTTAGGGATCGTTTACGGTTTCATCATTTTAGAAATGGGAAGTGTTCTTGCAAGGATTTTTGGTGA